The Saimiri boliviensis isolate mSaiBol1 chromosome 12, mSaiBol1.pri, whole genome shotgun sequence nucleotide sequence GAGAGAGTCCAACGCAGTAGTCACATGCTGCCCATCCACCAAGTACCCTACACTCTGCCAAGCACTGGCGACACCAGATGTTTAATTTACAGAATAAGGAGACCTCCTCAAAACATTTAATTCAGTTACAGTACTTTTCTTCCTTGGACAGTGCAGACACACTGAGAATTTGAATTataagatggtgaaatcctgtgatATAAGAGtattaaggccaggcacggtggctcacatctacaatcccagcacttggatcacgaggtcaagagatccagatcatcctggtcaacatggtgaaacctcgtctctactaaaaatacaaaaattagctggcatggtggcgcgtgcctgtagtcccagctactcaggaggctaaggcaggagaattgcttgaacccaggaggtggaggttgcggtgagccaagacggcgccattgcactccagcctgggtagcaagagtgaaatcccgtctcaaaaaaaaaaaagagtattgataaatattctttaaatgtgtaaatttggaaataatgcaaatttcccaaagtaaaaaaaattatcaaaattacaTGATTTCAAAGCTGAGATGTCCTGATTTCATTGCAAATATTGTTGCCACTTTAGCTGCAAAACAGAAATGGTTTTGCCGCAGTTCTTTGTCCAAATTCATCTTGAAAAATGTGGTTTGAATTGCTGTGAGATCTTCAGGAGCATAGGTGGCGCCTAAATGAAATAGTTGTATATCTGAGTTTTCTGTACATAAATCTATTTCCCTAGTGGGACTATCTCCCTTACCTCCCACTATACACACTCCGAAAAAACACAGTGCATTTGCACAGGGTTCAACAAATCTATGCTGAATTTAAGAGTAagtagggctgggcacggtagctcacacctgtaatcttagcactttgggaggcagaggtggccggatcacctgaggtcgggagttcaagaccagcctgatcaacatggagaaactccatctctactgaaaatacaaaattagccgggtgtggtggcacatgactgtaatcccagctactctggaggctgaggcaggagaatcgcttcaaccaagcaggctgaggttgcagtgagccgagatcatgccactgcactccagccaggcacctggcgacagggcaagactctgtgtcaaaaaaagaaaaagaaattatatttccgCACCTTCAACTTCCATGTGTACCCTCCCTAAAACATATCTCAGGCTATCTTTCCTGGTTCCCTGTTGTAACAGCACTCATCCCACTTTATAAAAAAAGTCACTCCCAACCTCCATCCTGAATATGACTGCAGTGTGACAAAGTCCCAAGTGTGAGAACTACTAAGACGCTAACCCAATGAACAACTGAAAACAGTCCCTTTAATATTACTCAAGATGCCATGAATCTTTTTTAGAGTTTCCCGCCTTTCCCAGACTTAAAGATATTTCTGTTTAGGGGGAATTACTGATTTATAAATGAGGTATATTGGTCTTGTTGGGATGTTCTGAAATTAATGTGGACTACGGAAGTGGTGATGATCCTGAGAAAGAGTAGGGACCCTTTTTAGGGGCGCAGGAACCTGCAGGCCCCCAaagcatggaaataaaggaaaagcttGAGCCCCTTCAAGGGAAATTCCATGCACCTAGCTAGCCTTGAGAAGTAAAGGAGCAACTTGATAATCAAGAATGTAgctttgccaggtgtggtgagctcacacctgtaatcccagcactttgggaggctgaggcaggcagatcaccaggtcaggagttcgagaccagcctggccaatatggtgaaaccctgtctctactaaaaatacaaaaaattagccaggtatggtggtacatgcctgtaatcccagctactcgggaggctgaggcagaagaatcacttgaacccaggaggcagaggttgcagtgagctgagatcgcgccactgcaatccagactgggtgacagagtgagactccatctcaataaaaaaaaaagaaggtagctTAAAGCTACAGTAAAGAAGTTAAAATCACAGGATGTTTGGTTCCCCTacagaaactaaagaaaacatcAACATATGTCTGAGTTGTTTTTTAGAAACCCAGACCCCCACCAAACGGATCCTCTGGCACAAAGCCCCAGACAAAGGGGAACTGAAGACTGAACTGTGACCAaatttgttctaaatttcttcctgagggaACTGGAGGAAGTCACACCCACAAGCGAGAGCTTACGTAGAAAAAAAAGCCTTTGAATCTATCTATGACCTGGAATCGCCCTCCTCCCTCACTTCAAGATAACCCAACTTTTTAGGTCAAACCAATACATAACCTCCATCTACTGGTTTATGATTTTTGCCTTtaacttctgctttcctgaaattcACCCCTGCCTTTAAAAGTCTGTACCTGCaggcgaggtgcagtggctcacgcctatatccAGCACTGTGGCAGGTACAGGCAGGTGGATGGTTTGAGTttaggggtttgaaaccagcctgtgcGACatgtgagaccctatctctacaaaaataaaaaaaaaattatctgggtgtggtggctcgcacctgtagtcccagctacttggaaaactgaagtgtgaggactgtttgagcccaggagtttaaggctgcagtgagccctgatggggccactgcactccagcctgggcaacagagcaagatcctgtctcaaaaaaaaagaaaacatctttacCTGCAAGGCATCCAGGAGGTTGGGACTTAAGTGTTAGCTGCTTGATCCTCCTTGCTTGCTGCCCCACAAATAAACACTTTCTACATTTCAAAACTGTATGGATAGAGTAAGCAGACTCTAGTTCTGTTTGATAACAtctgtattacccaggctagagtgcagtgactattcacaggaGCAAACATAATACACTGTaaccccaaactcctggcctcaagtaatcctccctcctgagtagctgggaatacaggtgcatgccaccgtggcccactcataattttataatttcttttagagTGAAAGTGGATTATTCAATACAGTagttagaaaatttttattttattttattttattttatttcatcttatttattttattttaatgagacaaggtcttgctgggTCACCCAGGCCAGCGTGCAGTGGAGCTAtcatagctccctgaagcctcaaactcctggactcaagcagtcctcctgcctcagcctccacaagtgctaggattacaggtgtgagccactgtatccatcTAGAACATGTTTTATTAAATCATATCAGTAATATTCAGTTCCTTACTATAGGCCAtccgtattctttttttttttttttttttttttttatgttgaaaattaCTATGAactgaccgggtgcagtggctcacacctgtaatctcagcactttgggagaccgaggtgggtggatcacaaggtcaggagttttagaccagcctggccagtatggtgaaaccccgtctctattaaaaatacgaaaattagccgggcgcggtggctcaagcctgtaatcccagcactttgggaggccgaggcgggtggatcacgaggtcgagagatcgagaccatcctggtcaacatggtgaaaccccgtctctactaaaaatacaaaaattagctgggcatggtggcacgtgcctgtaatcccagctgctcaggaggctgaggcaggagaattgcctgaacccaggaggcggaggttgcggtgagccgagatcgcgccattgcactccagcctgggtaacaagagcgaaactctgtctcaaaaaaaaaaaaaaaaaaaaaaaaaaaaaaaaaacgaaaattagctgggcatggtggcaggtgcctgtagtccagctacttgggaggctaaggcaagagaatcgtttgtaccctggaggtggaagttgcagtgagctgagatcataccactgcactccagcctgccagcctgggctacagagactctgtctcaaaaaataatgataataaataaataaataggccaggcacggtggctcaagcctgtaatcccagcactttgggaggccgaggcgggtggatcacgaggtcaagagatcgagaccatcctggacaacatggtgaaaccccatctctactaaaaatacaaaaattagctgggcgtggtggcatgcgcctgtagtcccagctacttgggaggctgaggcggaagaattgcttgaacccagtaggcagaggttgcagtgagccaagattgtgccactgcactccagcctggcgcctggcgacaaagtgagactctgtctcaaaaaaaataaataaaaataaaataaataaataaaattcaggaggctgaggcaggagaattgcctgaacccaggaggcggaggttgcggtgagccgagatcgcgccattgcactccagcctgggtaacaagagcgaaactccgtctcaataaataaataaataaaattttaaattactatgAAACATAAATTTAGCAGCTCAAAACAACATACCTTTATTATCTAAGTTTCCAGGAGTCCCTGCAGGATTTAACTGAATTCTCTACTCAGTTCTCACAGGTTGCAATCAAGGTGTAGTGATGGGGTCTGATTTCATTTGAGGCTGGTGATGGGGTCCTCTTCCAAACTTACTGGTTGTGGGCAGAATTCAGTTCTCCCAGTTGtatgcctgaggtcccagctctCTTACTGGCTGTCAGCAATCTGCTCTCAGCCCCAGAAGCCCCTGAAGCTCTTTGTGTCAAGGTCCTCTCACAGCCATCCTCACAACATAGCAGTTTACTTTATAACCAGCTGGAAATTCTCTCATCTGCTGAAACAGTCCTCTATAATATAGCCTGTTCAAAGGATCAGATATCCCATCATAGTCACAGGCCCTGCCCATGTTTAAGGGCAGGGGATCACACAGGGCATACATACCAAAGGGGCAAGAATCTTGGGGTGGgggccatcttagaattctgcctaccaccccatcttgtctctatttttgaaatgtttgatattttattatttttatggccaaaaaacaaaatcatattctAACAGCTGGAGTAACTGATTAATTTTCAGgccagtgtggtggttcacgcctgtaatcccagcactttgggaggccaaggtgggtggatcccctgaggtcaggagttttgagaccagcctggccaacatgtgaaacctcatctcaactaaaaatacaaaaattagtcgagtgtggtagcatgtgcctgtaatcccagctactcaagaggctgaggcaggaaaatcagttgaacctgggaggcggaggttgcagtgagcccagagcaccatcactgcactctagcttaggtgccagagtgagactctgtctaaaaaatatatacatatatattttttagcattatataattttcccttttttgcTAAATACATGGGAAAAATGTGTGGTGTTATCTAAAAAATTAATGGCATATTAGgcttcattttaaatgaatagaattattttggctgggcatggtggctcacgcctataatcccagcactttgggaggccaaggtgggtagatcatgaggtcaagagatcaagatcatgaaaccctgtctctactaaaaatacaaaaaattagttgggcatggtcatgcacgcttgtaatcctagctacttgggaggctgaggcaggagaatctcttgaacccaggagacggaggttggagtgagcgaagattgcaccactgcactccaacctggtgacagagcgagactccacctccaaaaaaaaaaaaaaaaaggaattattttatgGTTCTTGTTTAACTGTTCCTAAAAATCAAACACCAGAGACCAATATGTGCATATGCACATTTGCTTATATATATGCcacaactttttgttttagacagagtcttgctctgttgtccaggatggagtacaatagttcagccatggctcactgcaacctctgcctcctggattcaagtaattctcttgcctcagcctctggagtaactggggctacagttgtgcaccaccatgcccagctaatttttatatttttagtacagacatggtttcgccatattgcccacactgatctcaagctcctgtcctcaagcagtaTGCCTGCCTCAGCATAATAAGAGCCTTACATTTAAGATGTTTTATCACTTACAATACAAAACGGATTAATTTATGTTACACCAAAGTTGATTTAATCTGtctggatgtgatggctcatgcctgtaatctcagcactttgtgaggccaagcggggggtggatcacctagggttaggagttcaagaccagcctggccaacatggtaaaacctcatttctactaaaaatacaaaaattagccaggtgtggtagcatgctcctatagtcccagctgcttgggaggctgaggcaggagaattgtttgaactagggaggcagaggttgcagtgagctgagattgtgccactgtactccagcctgagtgacaagagactccatctcaaaaaaaaaaaattaaaataacatacatGACTCATTACATTTCTGTTGGACATCATTGTTGTACACATGGAGCTACATCTGGAACTTCAAggttttgagaaaaatatattcaaggtgattgataagataaaataattttatcgaAAAGTTTGTGTTGTATAGAATTTAACaatactggccaggcgcagtggctcacgcctgtaatcccagcacttggaaggccaagtcgggtggatcatctgaggtcaggagttcaagaccagcctggccaacatggtgaaacccttgtctctactaaaaataaaaaattagctgggtgaggtggcacatgcctgtaatcccagctccttgggagtctaaggcaggagaattgcttgaatccaggaggtagaggttgcggtgagccgagatcgcaccattgcactccagcctgggcaacaagagtgaaactctgagccgggcgcagtggctcacgcccgtaatcccagcactttgggaggccgaggcgggtggatcacgaggtcgagagatcgagaccatcctggtcaacatggtgaaaccccatctctactaaaaatacaaaacactagctgggcgtggtggcgcgtgcctgtaatcccagctacttaggaggctgagacaggagaattgcctgaacccaggaggcggaggttgcggtgagccgagatcgcgccattgcactccagcctgggtaacaagagcgatactccgtctcaaaaaaaaaaaaaaaaaagtgaaactttgtctcaagaaaaaaaaaattaacaatatttaatattCCCCAAACTTTCTTAAACAGGGTGCCTCTAATAGAAGAAATTAGGTACCATTAATGGTTGGAAAGTCTTGCCAAACTTCTCACAAACTGAGAAAGAAATGACTGTAATGATTGAGTAATAAATCCTTTTGAAAGTCAGGTAGTTTCCAGTTATTTGCTTTCCAAAAACCAAAAGAGAAACTAACCATTAGATGATAggtcattaaaaacaatttttgaaaacagaaaattatgtgATTCTTGGCATATAACTAGAAAGTTCAAAGAATTGAGTGACATAGCTATAACAAAATTGCCTCCACTTCACATATGTGAAACAAGGTTTTTCACAGCTTGATGCTGAGCCAGTCTCATTCTAGTAATGACTAATATTCATATACAGATatttaaactaaatgaaaaaaatatttatttatttatttatttatttttgagacagagttttgctcttgtcacccagactagagtgcaatggcatgatctcggctcactgcaacctccttctcctaggttcaagcaattctcctgcttcaacctcctcggtagctaggattacgggtgcccaccaccacatctagctaatttttgtgcttttagtagagacagggtttcaccatgttgcccaggttagtcttgaactaccctcctcagccttccaaagcgctgggattacacgtgtaagtcaccacacttggccttgAAAAATAACTTAAAGTGCTATTCATCTCATTAAGAAATGCacttccaataattttttttttttttttagacagagtctcattctgtcaccaggctggaatgtagtggcatgatcttggcttactgcacctccacctcttgagttcaagcaattcttctgcttcagcctcctgaatctgagtagttaggactacaggctcacaccactatacccagctaatttttgtattttcagtagaaacagggtttcaccatgttggccaggatggtctccatctcttgaccttgtgatccacccgcctcggcctcccaaagtgctgagactgtaggcatgagccaccatacctggcctttttCTTAGTAACTATGAGAATTATATCAACGTTATTAGGGCAAGTTGTATAACAATGGTAATAGCTAAATTGGGAAGAAAGGTTTTTAACacacaggaaaaatatttttaaattaaattttcatttaaagaggccgggcgcggtggctcaagcctgtaatcccagcactttgggaggccaaggcgggtggatcacgaggtcaagagatcgagaccatcctgatcaacatggtgaaaccccgtctctactaaaaatacaaaaaattagctgggcgtggtggcgcgtgcctgtaatcccagctactcaggaggctgaggcaggagaattgcctgaacccaggaggcggaggttgcggtgagccgagatcgcgccattgcactccagcctgggtaacaagagcgaaactccgtctcaaaaaaaaaaaaaaaaaaaaagaagtatgataTGTGATCAGAAAAAGACTTCTCAAGATTTCTGTTACTGGCCAAGACAAAATTAAGACCACTGTAGACTATCTTTCCCAATAATTACAACTAAAAATTCTGAACAATATAGGAAGCAAATACTTGAAGACTCTAAAAAATTAGTattcagccgggtgcagtggctcacacctgtaatcccagcactttgggaggcctggatgggtagatcatgaggtcaggagatcgagaccatcctgactaacacggtgaaactctgtctctattaaaaatacaaaaaattagctgggtgcggtggcatgcacctgtaatcccagctactcgggcggctgaggcaggagaatcgcttaaacccaggagatggaggttgcagtgggccgagatcatgccactgctttccagcctgggcaacagagcaagactccatctaaaaaaaaaaaaaaaaaaaaattagtattagcAGACTGCAGAGGAGGAGCAAAGGCTAAGAAGGATACATACAAGGTTGAGTTTCccattttctacttttatctcCTGGTTTTGACCCAAAGGCAAGACGATCATATCATATAACTGCACAGTTGGCTCAGGCATCAAAAACTTGAGAAACCTCGTGCTTCTGTGGACCAGGAAAAGGAGAATCCTCCTTCCCCGCCCCcgcccaaacttttttttttctgatctttttcttctctaaccCTTCTCCACCTACAGTCCCAGTCACAGGGCTGCACTGTGATGACAAGGGCATGAACATACCAAATCCCAACAAGAAACCTGTCTTTCAGGCCAAAGAAACTGAGATAAAGGGACCATGTGATCTGAAGAGTATAAGGGACATCCccgtttttttctctctcttttctttcattgttttatcCAAAAGTTGGCCCCAATGATGCAGAACTATATGGCAGCTTGGCAGCTAAATCTCCAAGAGATATTTTATCTTTGTAGtcagagaatggagaaaagagGCCCCTGTAGTTGGACAGTgtggggaaatccaggagaggagagaatggaAGGTTATggctcaattctttttttttttttttttatgagctggagtcttgctctattgcccaggctggagtgcagtggtgtgatctcaactcactgcaacctctgctttcctaGCTCAagcaattaattctcctgcctcagcctcccaggta carries:
- the LOC141580506 gene encoding zinc finger protein ENSP00000375192-like, with translation FFFRWSLALLPRLESSGMISAHCNLHLLGLSDSPASAARVAGITGACHRTQLIFQAGLKTPDLRGSTHLGLPKCWDYRREPPHWPEN